One part of the Vicia villosa cultivar HV-30 ecotype Madison, WI linkage group LG6, Vvil1.0, whole genome shotgun sequence genome encodes these proteins:
- the LOC131615056 gene encoding zinc finger BED domain-containing protein RICESLEEPER 2-like → MSFQDSSLTPPTMVDDLIDIELLLGDIGEEETTDGGNLEIGELMDMEVPVPSDTTTQTNPTDNTTTQTPTQNTTNTNTDASTPQVAQAQSSQSQRNADGRAPRPKKSAVHSEMVLIVGPDGIKKWKCRWCGKLYTYDSKWKSTSNGKKHLDACIQRRLRLKGNNEKEFAQSRLNIGDNTPSLATWTYNHARVREIAAHMILGHEFPFSVMEGVIFNEFLKEIYPWYKKITRQQVKFDCETFYEAERIKMKRSMALINRVSLTTDLWWSGEQRIGYMTVTGHFIDSKWQLHKRVLSFKNVPPPHSGEVLCRELIKVMDDWRIRDKVAFISVDNASANDNCIARLKRDYSGRRNLPLGGWA, encoded by the exons ATGTCGTTTCAAGATTCATCATTGACTCCTCCAACAATGGTGGATGATCTTATTGATATCGAGTTGTTGCTTGGTGACATCGGGGAAGAGGAGACAACGGATGGAGGTAATTTAGAGATTGGTGAGTTGATGGATATGGAGGTTCCAGTTCCGAGTGATACAACTACTCAAACCAACCCCACTGATAATACTACTACTCAGACCCCTACTCAAAATACTACAAACACAAACACTGATGCTTCAACCCCTCAAGTTGCCCAAGCTCAGAGTTCCCAGAGTCAGAGAAATGCTGATGGTAGAGCTCCTCGTCCCAAAAAATCTGCTGTTCATTCTGAAATGGTGCTGATTGTAGGTCCAGATGGCATTAAGAAGTGGAAGTGCAGATGGTGTGGAAAGCTTTACACATATGATTCAAAGTGGAAGAGTACCTCTAATGGTAAGAAACATTTAGATGCTTGTATTCAGAGAAGGTTAAGGTTGAAAGGAAATAATGAGAAAGAGTTTGCTCAATCTAGATTAAACATAGGTGATAATACTCCTAGTTTAGCTACTTGGACATATAATCATGCTAGGGTTAGAGAAATTGCAGCACACATGATTCTAGGTCATGAATTTCCTTTTTCTGTTATGGAAGgtgttatttttaatgaatttctaAAAGAGATTTATCCATGGTACAAAAAGATTACTAGGCAACAGGTTAAGTTTGATTGTGAGACATTTTATGAGGCTGAGAGAATTAAAATGAAAAGGTCTATGGCTTTGATTAATAGGGTCAGTCTCACCACTGACTTGTGGTGGTCTGGTGAACAGAGGATAGGCTATATGACTGTGACTGGTCATTTCATTGATTCAAAATGGCAGCTTCATAAAAGAGttttatcttttaagaatgtgCCACCACCACATTCTGGAGAGGTTTTGTGCAGGGAATTGATAAAGGTAATGGATGATTGGAGAATAAGGGATAAGGTAGCATTTATTTCTGTTGATAATGCCAGTGCCAATGATAATTGCATTGCTAGGTTGAAGAGGGATTATTCTGGTAGGAGAAATTTACCCTTAGGTG GATGGGCTTGA
- the LOC131610667 gene encoding mediator of RNA polymerase II transcription subunit 14, which yields MAELGQQTVQLSTLVSRSGQDSYNSLKELVDKCRSTESSDTDRKISMLKFLNKTRQRMIRLNVLTKWCQQVPLIQHCQQLSSTVSNHDMCFTQAADSLFFMHEGLQQARAPVYDVPTAIEILLTGSYERLPKCIEDVGSQYALTEDKQKPALKKLDMLVRSKLLEVSLPKEISGIKVSDGTAMVTVDGEFQVLLTLGYRGHMSLWRILHLELLVGEKNKPVKLEELRRYMLGDDLEKRMAAVENPFTILYSVLHELCVALVMDTVIRQVQSLRHGRWKDAIRFELISDGGTGHGASSSSVQNADGESESSGLRTPGLKIIYWLDFDKNAGMSDSGACPFIKIEPGLDLQIRCTHSNFVIDPLTSKEAEFFLDQSCIDVEGLLLRAICCNRYTRLLEIKRELVKKVQVCRTADDVVLQSHIREPDIEYKQKEDMECDKDSEGHEVLRVRAHGSSFFTLGISIRNGRFLLQSSQNIVVSSALLECEEALNQGSMTAAEVFLSLRSKSMLHLFASIGRVLGLEVYEHGLNTVKIPKTFLNGSAMLMMGFPDCGSSYFLLMQLDKDFKSLFKLLETQPDPSGKDNLFGDLNQVLRFKKIDIEQMQVLEDEMNLSLGDWEKLHSIFPNSACPNQMSGHEHCSDICLENSTHIARDHHPSVFSLMVDEVFGLEKVSSALTSLPSHYGSVPMNSHSLKAGVPSSKWEGGMQISQVNNNVTTHYNGSLFSANSVKGPVQSSSVGSVPTAQGRSNVGIPLSASKSDQDLTSVKSPHSVDISSSTPMDEDTANDALAGGRSSLVSPSRPTSSRISAPSSRPNVPQVELYKTAGFSSCATTAISQGLECSVNFSTSEDGISEHDKKSRKRTTSDMLNLIPSLQGVVKNQGIFKRRKILDSRGSQLSLPHSSITPEVIPKAEGCSYGSLITEANKGNAPSSIYVAALLHVVRHSSLCIKHARLTSQMDALEIPYVEEAGFRSASSNIWFRLPSARGDSWQHICLRLGRPGCMYWDVKINDQHFRDLWELQKGSSNTPWGSGVRIANTSDIDSHIHYDPDGVVLSYQSVEEDSIKKLVADIQRLADARTFSIGMRKLLGVRAEEKPEELLTNCDVKVSGAKIASDTVDKLSEQMRRAFRIEAVGLLSLWFSFGSSVLARFVVEWESGKEGCTMHVSPDQLWPHTKFLEDFINGAEVSSLLDCIRLTAGPLHALAAATRPARAGPIPGVAATLSSFPKQAGYISSQGLLLGSSTSTANVGQPASGLGANTGVSNAGGISNQTLSMLAAAGRGGPGIVPSSLLPFDVSVVLRGPYWIRIMYRKQFAVDMRCFAGDQVWLQPATPPKEGRPSGGSLPCPQFRPFIMEHVAQELNGLDPSFTGQQVGGLPSSNSTNPNSGTQAMAANGNRINSAAMSRTGNQVASLNRVGNALAGSSNLALMTSAVPPRRPPGTVVPAHVRGELNTAIIGLGDDGGYGGGWVPLVALKKVLRGILKYLGVLWLFAQLPDLLKEILGSILKENEGALLNLDPEQPALRFFVGGYVFAVSVHRVQLLLQVLSVKRFHHQQQQQQQNSSPAPEELSPSEISEICDYFSRRVASEPYDASRVASFITMLTLPIPVLREFLKLIAWKKGLSQAQVGDVVSAQKPRIELCLENHAGLNADENSESSSAFKCNIHYDRLHNSVDFALTVVLDSALIPHVNAAGGAAWLPYCVSVRLRYSFSENVNVSFLGMSGSHGGRACWSRVDDWEKCKQRVAQTVQVSASTAADVSQGRLKLVADSVQRNLHMCIQGLRDGSGVTSSSGAT from the exons ATGGCTGAATTAGGGCAACAGACGGTGCAGTTATCCACCCTAGTTTCTCGTTCCGGTCAAGATTCCTACAACTCCCTGAAGGAACTCGTCGATAAATGTAGGTCCACCGAATCTTCTGATACTGATAGGAAGATTAGCATGCTGAAATTTCTTAACAAGACTCGGCAGAGGATGATTCGACTCAATGTTCTTACGAAATGGTGCCAACAG GTTCCGTTGATACAGCACTGTCAGCAGCTGTCTTCTACTGTTTCGAATCACGACATGTGTTTTACTCAGGCTGCGGATTCTTTGTTTTTTATGCATGAGGGGCTTCAGCAAGCTCGGGCACCGGTTTATGATGTTCCGACTGCTATTGAGATTCTTCTTACGGGGAGTTACGAGCGTTTGCCGAAGTGTATTGAGGATGTTGGTTCTCAGTATGCGTTGACTGAAGATAAGCAGAAGCCTGCTTTGAAGAAGTTGGATATGCTTGTTAGGTCTAAGTTGCTTGAAGTTTCTCTTCCCAAAGAGATTTCTGGTATTAAAGTTTCTGATGGTACTGCAATGGTTACTGTGGATGGAGAATTTCAGGTTTTGTTGACACTTGGGTACCGAGGACATATGTCGTTGTGGAGAATATTGCATTTGGAGCTGCTTGTTGGTGAAAAAAATAAGCCTGTGAAATTGGAAGAACTGCGGCGATATATGCTTGGAGATGATTTAGAGAAACGAATGGCAGCGGTTGAAAACCCGTTTACAATATTGTATTCGGTTCTTCACGAGCTGTGTGTTGCACTTGTCATGGACACAGTAATAAGGCAAGTGCAATCCCTTcgacatggaagatggaaagatGCCATTCGGTTTGAGCTCATATCTGATGGGGGCACTGGTCATGGGGCAAGTTCAAGCTCTGTGCAGAACGCTGATGGGGAATCTGAGTCATCTGGTCTACGTACTCCGGGGTTAAAAATTATATACTGGTTAGATTTTGATAAAAATGCTGGTATGTCTGATTCAGGTGCCTGCCCATTTATAAAAATTGAACCTGGACTAGACCTTCAGATAAGGTGCACCCACAGTAACTTTGTCATAGATCCGTTAACCAGCAAGGAGGCAGAATTTTTCTTAGACCAAAGTTGCATTGATGTTGAGGGGTTATTGTTAAGAGCTATTTGTTGCAATAGATATACTCGGCTGCTGGAAATTAAAAGAGAACTGGTAAAGAAGGTCCAGGTCTGTAGAACAGCAGATGATGTTGTGCTCCAGTCTCATATAAGGGAACCTGATATTGAATATAAGCAG AAGGAAGATATGGAATGCGATAAGGATTCTGAAGGGCACGAGGTACTTCGCGTGCGTGCTCATGGCTCCTCTTTTTTTACTCTTGGAATTAGTATCAG GAATGGCCGATTCCTTCTGCAATCATCACAAAATATAGTTGTCTCTTCTGCCTTGTTAGAATGTGAAGAAGCTTTAAATCAAGGATCTATGACTGCAGCCGAGGTCTTTTTAAGTTTGAGAAGCAAAAGTATGTTGCACTTATTTGCATCTATTGGAAGGGTCTTGGGCCTTGAG GTATATGAGCATGGATTGAATACAGTCAAAATACCCAAAACCTTTTTGAATGGTTCAGCTATGCTAATGATGGGGTTTCCAGACTGCGGAAGCTCTTACTTCCTGCTCATGCAACTTGATAAAGATTTTAAATCCTTGTTTAAGTTGTTAGAGACTCAACCAGATCCATCAGGAAAAGACAATTTATTTGGCGACCTTAATCAGGTGCTGCGGTTCAAGAAAATTGATATAGAACAAATGCAGGTGCTCGAAGATGAAATGAATTTAAGCCTGGGGGACTGGGAAAAGTTGCATTCCATTTTTCCCAATTCTGCTTGTCCAAATCAAATGTCTGGGCATGAGCATTGTTCTGATATCTGCCTTGAAAATTCTACACACATTGCTAGAGATCATCATCCATCTGTTTTTTCATTAATGGTTGATGAAGTTTTTGGACTTGAGAAAGTATCTTCTGCGCTTACATCTCTTCCTTCTCATTATGGTTCTGTCCCAATGAATAGTCATAGTTTAAAGGCCGGAGTTCCATCTTCAAAGTGGGAAGGGGGCATGCAAATATCACAGGTCAATAACAATGTAACTACCCACTATAATGGTTCATTGTTCTCAGCAAACAGTGTGAAGGGTCCAGTTCAATCCAGTTCTGTTGGATCAGTTCCCACTGCACAAGGAAGGAGCAATGTTGGGATACCTTTATCTGCCTCAAAGTCTGACCAGGATTTGACTTCTGTTAAATCTCCGCATTCTGTGGACATTAGTTCCTCTACTCCAATGGATGAAGATACTGCGAATGATGCTTTAGCTGGAGGTCGGTCATCTCTAGTATCTCCTTCCCGGCCTACAAGCTCTCGAATATCTGCACCTAGTTCCAGACCTAATGTACCACAAGTTGAATTGTACAAGACTGCTGGATTTAGTTCATGTGCTACAACTGCCATTT CCCAGGGCCTGGAATGCTCAGTTAATTTTAGCACCAGTGAGGATGGGATATCTGAACATGATAAAAAATCTCGTAAGCGAACAACATCTGATATGTTGAATTTGATTCCATCTCTTCAAGGTGTTGTCAAAAACCAAGGAATCTTCAAGAGAAGAAAGATTTTAGATTCACGTGGTTCTCAATTGTCTTTGCCACACAGCAGTATAACCCCAGAAGTGATTCCTAAAGCTGAAGGGTGCAGTTATGGAAGTTTAATTACAGAAGCAAATAAAGGAAATGCTCCATCTAGCATTTATGTAGCGGCTCTTCTTCATGTGGTCAGGCATAGTTCACTTTGCATTAAACATGCTAGGCTAACCAGCCAGATGGACGCGTTAGAGATACCATATGTTGAAGAAGCAGGTTTTCGAAGTGCATCCTCTAACATTTGGTTTCGACTTCCATCTGCAAGAGGTGATTCATGGCAGCATATTTGCTTGCGACTTGGCAGACCTGGTTGTATGTACTGGGATGTTAAAATAAATGATCAGCACTTCAGGGATTTATGGGAGCTTCAGAAAGGGAGCAGTAATACACCATGGGGTTCTGGTGTTCGAATTGCTAATACATCTGATATAGATTCACACATACATTATGATCCAGATGGTGTTGTTTTGAGCTATCAATCTGTAGAGGAAGATAGCATAAAGAAATTAGTGGCTGATATCCAAAGACTTGCCGATGCAAGAACATTTTCCATTGGCATGCGGAAATTGCTTGGTGTAAGAGCAGAAGAGAAACCGGAAGAGCTCCTTACAAATTGTGATGTCAAAGTATCTGGTGCCAAGATCGCTTCAGATACTGTAGACAAACTATCGGAACAGATGAGAAGGGCATTTAGAATTGAGGCAGTTGGACTGTTGAGCTTGTGGTTTAGCTTTGGTTCAAGTGTCCTTGCTCGTTTTGTTGTTGAGTGGGAATCGGGTAAAGAGGGTTGCACAATGCATGTATCTCCTGATCAACTTTGGCCTCATACCAAG TTTCTAGAAGACTTCATAAATGGAGCTGAAGTTTCGTCGCTTCTGGATTGCATTCGGCTGACTGCTGGGCCGTTGCATGCTCTCGCAGCGGCAACCAGGCCAGCACGGGCTGGTCCTATTCCGGGTGTTGCAGCCACTTTATCTTCTTTCCCTAAACAGGCCGGTTATATATCATCACAAGGACTTCTGCTTGGTAGTTCAACATCAACAGCTAATGTCGGTCAGCCTGCTTCTGGTCTTGGAGCTAATACTGGCGTGTCTAATGCTGGTGGTATCTCTAACCAAACTCTTTCTATGTTAGCTGCTGCTGGCCGTGGTGGCCCAGGCATTGTTCCAAGTTCACTTTTGCCCTTTGATGTCTCTGTTGTGCTCCGCGGTCCTTATTGGATACGAATCATGTACCGGAAACAGTTTGCAGTTGACATGCGTTGCTTTGCAGGAGATCAGGTGTGGTTGCAGCCTGCCACACCTCCTAAAGAGGGTCGTCCTTCTGGAGGGTCATTACCATGCCCCCAGTTTCGGCCTTTTATCATGGAACATGTGGCCCAGGAATTAAATGGATTAGATCCTAGTTTTACTGGACAACAGGTTGGTGGGCTGCCAAGTTCAAACAGTACTAACCCAAATTCAGGGACCCAGGCGATGGCTGCAAACGGAAACAGAATAAACTCTGCTGCAATGTCTAGGACAGGAAACCAAGTAGCTAGTTTAAACCGTGTGGGAAATGCTTTAGCAGGCTCATCAAACTTAGCTTTAATGACATCAGCAGTACCTCCTCGAAGGCCACCTGGAACAGTTGTCCCAGCACATGTCAGGGGTGAATTGAACACAGCCATTATTGGCCTTGGTGACGACGGAGGATATGGAGGTGGTTGGGTTCCTCTTGTTGCCCTTAAAAAGGTTTTGAGAGGCATTCTCAAGTATCTTGGAGTGCTATGGCTATTTGCCCAGTTACCAGATCTTTTGAAAGAGATCCTAGGATCCATCTTGAAGGAAAATGAAGGTGCTCTTTTGAACTTGGACCCTGAGCAGCCTGCATTGCGATTTTTTGTTGG GGGATATGTATTTGCTGTTAGTGTCCACAGAGTCCAGCTTCTTCTACAGGTGTTAAGTGTAAAACGATTTCACCACCAACAGCAGCAACAGCAACAAAACTCCAGTCCTGCACCAGAGGAACTGAGTCCATCTGAAATAAGTGAAATATGTGACTACTTCAGCCGTCGGGTGGCATCTGAGCCATATGATGCTTCTCGTGTTGCTTCATTCATAACTATGCTCACCTTACCTATACCAGTTTTGAGAGAATTCTTGAAGTTAATTGCTTGGAAAAAGGGATTATCCCAGGCACAAGTTGGAGATGTCGTTTCAGCTCAAAAGCCACGAATTGAATTATGTCTTGAAAATCATGCTGGGTTGAACGCAGATGAGAACTCAGAGAGCTCATCTGCGTTTAAATGTAACATACATTATGATCGTCTGCATAATTCTGTTGATTTTGCACTTACTGTTGTTCTAGATTCTGCTCTCATCCCACACGTCAATGCTGCTGGAGGTGCTGCTTGGTTGCCTTACTGTGTTTCGGTAAGGTTGAGATATTCATTTAGTGAAAATGTTAATGTGTCCTTTCTTGGCATGAGTGGTAGCCATGGTGGGAGGGCATGTTGGTCGCGTGTTGATGATTGGGAGAAATGCAAACAGAGGGTGGCACAGACAGTGCAGGTTAGTGCGAGCACAGCGGCCGATGTAAGTCAAGGTAGGTTGAAATTAGTTGCAGATAGTGTGCAAAGAAATTTGCACATGTGTATTCAAGGGCTTAGAGATGGTAGTGGGGTCACATCCAGCTCTGGAgcaacatga